One genomic segment of Pseudoalteromonas sp. GCY includes these proteins:
- the cysI gene encoding assimilatory sulfite reductase (NADPH) hemoprotein subunit yields MSNSEIKPNSKLDANAKFSDNERLKSQSAHLRGTISTDLTDQLTGGFTADNFQLIRFHGMYQQDDRDIRPERTKQRLEPLHNVMLRARMPGGIIKPHQWLAIDEFAADKTMYGSIRLTTRQTFQFHGVLKPNIKGMHQLLNSVGIDSIATAGDVNRNVLCTTNPVESELHQEAYEWAAKISEHLLPKTKAYAEIWLNGEKTETTAEPILGDTYLPRKFKTTVTIPPNNEVDVHANDLNFVAIADEGKLVGFNVLVGGGLAMTHGDVNTYPRKADDLGFIPLEHTLAVAEHVVSVQRDWGNRVNRKNAKTKYTLDTFGTEAFKAEVENRAGMTFEPSRPYEFTHRGDRFGWVEGIDGKHHLTVFIENGRILDFPDKPLKTGCRKIAEIHKGDFRMTANQNLIIAGVAAEDKAQIEQIAREHGLIDSKHSEQRKNSMACVSLPTCPLAMAEAERYLPELVTKVEGLLAKHEVAEENIILRVVGCPNGCGRAMLAEVGFVGKGPGKYNMYLGGNRAGTRIPKLYLENVGEDVFLPALDELIGQWVSERNEDECFGDYVIRKEIVAEVKVSKTDFHA; encoded by the coding sequence ATGAGCAACTCTGAAATCAAACCGAATAGTAAGCTCGATGCAAACGCAAAGTTTTCTGATAATGAGCGTTTGAAGTCACAAAGTGCCCACTTACGCGGCACAATTTCAACGGATCTGACCGATCAACTAACCGGCGGCTTTACTGCGGATAACTTCCAATTGATCCGTTTCCACGGTATGTATCAGCAAGACGACCGCGATATCCGCCCAGAGCGCACTAAGCAACGCCTTGAGCCACTGCATAACGTGATGCTTCGTGCTCGTATGCCTGGTGGTATCATTAAACCACATCAGTGGTTGGCTATTGACGAGTTTGCAGCGGATAAAACCATGTATGGCAGCATTCGTCTGACAACGCGTCAAACTTTCCAGTTCCACGGTGTACTGAAGCCAAACATCAAAGGGATGCATCAGCTGCTGAATAGCGTAGGTATCGATTCTATTGCGACGGCGGGGGATGTAAACCGCAATGTGTTATGTACAACTAACCCGGTCGAGTCTGAGTTACACCAAGAAGCGTACGAGTGGGCGGCTAAAATTTCAGAGCACTTGCTACCAAAAACTAAAGCTTACGCTGAGATCTGGCTGAATGGTGAAAAAACCGAGACAACGGCAGAGCCGATTTTGGGTGATACGTATTTACCACGTAAGTTCAAAACCACAGTTACTATTCCCCCAAACAATGAAGTCGATGTGCATGCCAATGACCTCAACTTTGTTGCTATCGCAGATGAGGGCAAGCTAGTTGGCTTTAATGTGCTTGTGGGCGGTGGTTTGGCGATGACCCATGGTGACGTTAATACCTATCCACGTAAAGCAGATGACCTTGGCTTTATTCCGCTTGAGCATACACTTGCCGTTGCTGAGCATGTGGTTTCTGTGCAACGTGACTGGGGTAACCGAGTAAACCGTAAAAATGCAAAAACTAAATATACGCTAGATACATTTGGTACTGAGGCGTTTAAAGCGGAAGTTGAAAACCGTGCCGGTATGACGTTTGAGCCAAGCCGTCCTTATGAATTCACTCACCGTGGCGACCGCTTTGGTTGGGTTGAAGGTATTGATGGTAAGCATCACTTAACGGTGTTTATCGAAAATGGCCGTATTTTAGATTTCCCAGATAAACCACTTAAAACAGGTTGTCGCAAAATTGCAGAAATCCACAAAGGGGATTTCCGCATGACTGCAAACCAAAACTTAATTATTGCTGGAGTTGCAGCTGAGGATAAAGCGCAAATTGAACAAATTGCCCGCGAGCATGGTTTGATAGATAGCAAGCATTCAGAGCAGCGCAAAAACTCGATGGCGTGTGTATCGCTACCGACGTGTCCACTTGCGATGGCTGAGGCGGAGCGCTATTTACCTGAGCTTGTGACAAAGGTAGAAGGGTTGCTCGCTAAGCATGAGGTTGCTGAAGAGAATATTATCCTTCGTGTAGTTGGCTGCCCTAACGGCTGTGGTCGAGCGATGCTAGCCGAAGTTGGATTTGTGGGTAAAGGACCTGGTAAATACAATATGTATTTAGGTGGTAACCGTGCTGGTACTCGCATTCCTAAGCTGTACTTGGAGAATGTCGGCGAAGACGTATTCCTGCCAGCGCTAGATGAGTTGATTGGTCAGTGGGTTAGTGAGCGCAACGAAGATGAATGTTTTGGTGACTATGTCATCCGCAAAGAAATCGTTGCGGAAGTAAAAGTGTCAAAAACTGATTTCCACGCTTGA
- a CDS encoding phosphoadenylyl-sulfate reductase translates to MSDFKQILTLDSATQQMLLADANALLSDKTAEQRVAWALENLPDTHFLSSSFGIQAAVMLHLLTQQQPDIPVVLTDTGYLFPETYQFIESLSERLALNLKIYRAKQSPAWQEAVYGKLWEQGEEGIKKYNTLNKVEPMTQALRELSAGTWFSGLRRQQSSTRADKPIVELSRGTVKFYPIIDWHNRDVYQYLTKFDLPYHPLWEQGYVSMGDVHTTRKLEPGMTEEETRFFGLNRECGLHIDGDGI, encoded by the coding sequence ATGAGTGATTTTAAGCAAATATTGACTCTGGACAGCGCAACTCAGCAGATGCTACTCGCGGATGCTAATGCCCTACTGAGTGATAAAACTGCCGAGCAGAGAGTGGCTTGGGCACTGGAAAACTTACCGGATACTCACTTTTTGTCTTCTAGTTTCGGTATTCAAGCTGCGGTTATGTTACACCTTTTGACTCAGCAGCAGCCTGATATCCCCGTGGTACTTACCGATACGGGCTATTTGTTTCCTGAGACGTATCAATTTATAGAGTCACTGTCAGAGCGTTTGGCGCTCAATCTTAAGATATATCGTGCTAAGCAGAGTCCTGCTTGGCAAGAGGCAGTGTATGGTAAGTTATGGGAGCAAGGCGAAGAAGGTATTAAAAAATATAATACGCTGAACAAAGTTGAGCCGATGACTCAAGCGTTACGCGAACTTAGCGCAGGCACTTGGTTCAGTGGCTTACGTCGCCAACAGTCTTCAACGCGTGCGGATAAGCCAATCGTTGAGCTCAGTCGCGGCACTGTCAAGTTTTACCCTATTATTGACTGGCATAATCGTGACGTGTATCAATATCTTACAAAGTTTGATTTGCCTTATCACCCGCTCTGGGAACAAGGCTATGTTTCTATGGGGGATGTTCATACCACCCGTAAGCTTGAACCTGGCATGACAGAGGAAGAAACACGCTTCTTCGGTCTAAATCGTGAGTGTGGGTTGCATATTGATGGTGATGGTATTTAG
- a CDS encoding amino acid ABC transporter substrate-binding protein — protein sequence MALIYFPKTMLLLLLSCTLSFAGHAKTAEESKTFINFAVQYYPPFIIEHAQEQGVLIDIFELFAAQYHYQPNYPVYPEKRSSVEIERGNVDVRMESEHWYRGTMQMCWSEPIYTIEDVFVTHKQAEQFDVNGLNEHLFLGRFGYTYPQLEPYFDSNLLQRKDYYSEFDILSVLAGGSDKSLAFSIVGEPTLRWLQLKYPVLKSTISVRGVSDVAPLQLQFGRTQRAKKLCDDFNHFYADFKKTEQFKQILLKYGL from the coding sequence GTGGCTTTGATCTACTTTCCAAAGACGATGTTACTATTGCTACTTAGTTGTACCTTGTCTTTTGCTGGCCACGCTAAAACAGCGGAAGAAAGCAAAACGTTTATCAACTTTGCAGTACAGTATTATCCTCCCTTTATAATCGAACATGCCCAAGAGCAGGGTGTGCTTATTGATATTTTCGAGCTGTTTGCAGCACAGTATCATTACCAACCAAATTACCCAGTGTATCCAGAAAAGCGTTCGTCTGTAGAGATCGAGCGAGGGAATGTTGATGTGCGGATGGAGTCTGAACATTGGTATCGTGGCACGATGCAAATGTGTTGGAGTGAGCCAATTTACACAATTGAAGATGTATTTGTTACACACAAGCAGGCTGAACAATTTGATGTAAATGGCTTAAATGAACATCTATTTTTAGGTCGATTTGGCTATACCTATCCTCAGTTAGAGCCGTATTTTGACAGTAATTTGCTGCAGCGCAAAGACTACTACTCAGAATTTGATATCTTGTCCGTGCTTGCAGGCGGAAGTGACAAAAGTCTCGCTTTTTCTATTGTTGGCGAACCAACACTGCGTTGGTTACAGCTGAAATATCCAGTATTAAAAAGTACGATCAGCGTGCGCGGCGTTTCTGATGTGGCGCCGTTACAATTGCAGTTTGGTCGCACTCAAAGAGCGAAAAAATTGTGTGATGACTTCAATCACTTTTATGCTGACTTTAAAAAAACGGAGCAATTTAAGCAGATACTGTTAAAGTATGGGCTCTAA